The following proteins are co-located in the Mauremys reevesii isolate NIE-2019 linkage group 23, ASM1616193v1, whole genome shotgun sequence genome:
- the LOC120389386 gene encoding methyltransferase-like protein 24: MDPQGTGGFGHVAWAWHGPHGWLGAQRGGHGGVWAVSEQVRSGSRSSPRAPAEAGSRRGLGSRAQECSRRAGSGGCAAPPQPPLLRGRSRPGLQVEEPAAAAGAMGGGSALRLLLLGCWVLSLGQILLRCGRPGDGPGPFTIITIRGGPAPGSAAPRHEGTGAPARGRSPGSLQRYQDENENLGQPKTQQEVALQPWADGSKSLQSEAERFLTYISTPQLPCSRALSQAGLQDFTASTAGAWRVCLDHMPTGSLKLQQERCLVYTFSMVKRGFEFSQRMSEMQCQVHSFGLTPYKQTDLWQKGQVQHHALWLDWHERRPVTSLQRRRSPSKRLNQIMQDFGHKKIDVLEADLASAEWKILESILVDGTVAAVHQLILAIHLHWPGFEVSGSEAAVVRYWYSLLKALEARGFRLFHSFKDLQKPQLFLHKELFNASSSYTLSWVNTYWMY, encoded by the exons ATGGATCCGCAGGGCACGGGTGGGTTTGGGCACGTGGCCTGGGCGTGGCACGGACCCCACGGCTGGCTTGGGGCCCAGCGCGGCGGGCACGGGGGAGTTTGGGCAGTGTCCGAGCAGGTCCGGTCCGGGTCCCGGAGCTCGCCGCGGGCTCCGGCggaggcagggtcgcggcggggCCTGGGATCCCGAGCCCAGGAAtgcagccgccgggcggggagcgggggctgcgctgcccctccccagccgccCCTCCTCCGGGGCCGGTCCCGGCCGGGGCTGCAGGTGGAGGAGCCGGCGGCTGCGGCGGGAGCCATGGGAGGTGGCTCGGCtctgcggctgctgctgctgggctgctgggtgctgagcctggggcagatcCTGCTGCGCTGCGGCCGCCCGGGCGACGGGCCGGGGCCCTTCACCATCATCACCATCCGCGGGGGGCCCGCCCCGGGCAGCGCCGCCCCCCGCCACGAGGGGACGGGAGCCCCGGCCCGGGGGCGCAGCCCGGGCTCCCTGCAGCGCTACCAGGACGAGAACGAGAACCTCGGCCAGCCC AAAACCCAGCAGGAGgtggccctgcagccctgggccgaTGGCAGCAAGTCCCTCCAAAGTGAAGCCGAGCGGTTCCTTACGTACATCAGCACCCCCCAG CTGCCCTGCTCCCGAGCtctgagccaggctgggctccagGATTTCACAGCCAGCACTGCCGGGGCATGGCGAGTTTGCCTAGATCACATGCCCACTGGGTCGCTGAAGCTGCAGCAGGAGAGGTGCCTGGTTTATACCTTCAG CATGGTCAAAAGGGGTTTTGAGTTCAGCCAGCGGATGAGCGAAATGCAGTGCCAGGTGCACAGCTTTGGCCTGACCCCCTACAAGCAGACCGACCTCTGGCAGAAAGGACAGGTGCAGCACCATGCGCTGTGGCTGGACTGGCACGAGCGACGCCCAGTCACCTCCTTGCAGAGACGGAGGAGCCCTTCCAAGAGGCTAAATCAGATCATGCAGGACTTTGGCCACAAGAAG ATCGACGTGTTGGAGGCAGACTTGGCCAGCGCCGAGTGGAAGATTTTGGAGAGTATCCTTGTGGATGGCACCGTGGCTGCAGTGCACCAGCTGATCCTCGCCATCCACCTCCACTGGCCCGGCTTTGAGGTCAGTGGGAGCGAGGCAGCCGTGGTGCGGTACTGGTACAGCCTGCTGAAGGCACTAGAGGCCAGAGGGTTTCGCCTGTTCCATAGCTTCAAAGACCTGCAGAAGCCACAGCTCTTCCTGCACAAAGAACTCTTCAATGCCAGCAGCTCCTACACCCTGAGCTGGGTCAACACCTACTGGATGTACTGA